A single window of Streptomyces aquilus DNA harbors:
- a CDS encoding CU044_2847 family protein — MDGVIEFKTGDGAVVAVEAADDGAGSRLVSRDGTVQAARTFEAALDGVRSAAEAALRVFREGALQPDGVEIEFGVKLAAESGAIIAKGSAEGHLVVKLTWTPSRS, encoded by the coding sequence ATGGATGGCGTGATCGAGTTCAAGACCGGTGACGGTGCGGTGGTCGCGGTGGAGGCCGCCGACGACGGGGCGGGCTCGCGCCTGGTCTCGCGGGACGGGACCGTCCAGGCGGCCCGCACGTTCGAGGCCGCGCTCGACGGGGTCCGCTCGGCGGCCGAGGCGGCGCTCCGGGTGTTCCGCGAGGGCGCGCTCCAACCGGACGGTGTGGAGATCGAGTTCGGGGTGAAGCTGGCCGCCGAGTCGGGCGCGATCATCGCGAAGGGGTCGGCCGAGGGCCATCTCGTGGTCAAGCTGACCTGGACCCCCTCACGTTCATGA